A window of Amphiura filiformis unplaced genomic scaffold, Afil_fr2py scaffold_51, whole genome shotgun sequence genomic DNA:
AGAGACGTCACCCAAACGACACACTATCATACACGCTTTTCTTGCCTTTCAAAATGTATTAATTagtgttttatttcatttatttatttttgtttatttatttatttatttatttatatatttatttatttatttatttatttatgtatttatttatgtatttatttatttatttatttatttatttatttatttatttatttatttatttatttatttatttatttatttatttatttatttatttatttatttttcagacAACATAATGAGACCTAAGCGACAATGGGATTTACCACAAGATCCATTGTAAAAGAAGATTTATCAAAAAAATTCCTCGTTATGAATCACATCTTCGCAACCATGAGCTGAGTATTAAGCCTTATTGGTACAGCAATCCAAACTTGAAACCAAAGGCTGGCTGTGTGGGGATATGCATCAAAACGTGTAGAAAAAGGAAACGTGAAGATCGTCATGTATCAAAACTGGTTCCAAGTTCGGTTCCTGGTCATTTGAACACTACAACGGTCCATGAAGGTGACGAAAATAAACTTCACATATGTTTCTACTGTGACAAATCATTCAGGACACTGGGAAACAAAAAAcggcatgaaatgattcatacaggagaaaaatcGCATCGATGTAACTATTGTAATAAATCATTCGCGACATTAAGACACAAGAAAAGCCATGAAattattcatacaggagagaaacctcatacaTGTAGAtactgtaacaaatcattcagcgaTATAAGTAGCAAGAAAcggcatgaaaagattcatactaCAGCAGACAAACCTCCCCAATGTCGCTATTGTGACAAATCATTCAGTGACTTGGCAGGCAAGAAACGGCATGAAAAGATACAcgcaggagagaaacctcatcaatgtagctattgtaacaaatcattcacgaCATTGGGAAGTAAGAAACGGCATGaactgattcatacaggagagaaacctcatcaatgtagctattgtaacaaatcatttagCCAACTGGgagacaagaaacaacatgaaaagattcatacaggagagaaacctcatcgatgtagctactgtaacaaatcattcagcatattgggtaacaagaaacgacatgaaaagatacacacagcagagaaacctcatcaatgtagctattgtaacaaatcattcagcatattgggtaacaagaaacgacatgaaaagATACACACAGGAGAGAAATCCCATCAATGCAGCTATTGTGACAAATCATTCAGTCAGTCAGGAGAAAAGAAAGTCCATGAAATGATTCACAccggagagaaacctcatcaatgtagataCTGTAACAAATCATTCGCAACATTGGGAACCAAGAATAAACATGAACTGATTCACataggagagaaacctcatcaatgtagctattgtaataAATCATTTAGCCAGTCGGGAAACAAGGAACGGCATGAAAAGATACATACAGGAGATAAACCTCATCATTGCAGCTTTTGTGACAAATCATTCAGCGATTTGGGAAACAAGAAACGGCATCAAATGATTCACACTAATGGAAGTTAGATCGGTATGTTTTCTGTGCTACGTTTGCAAGTCTAAAACCTTCATAAAGTGATTTGTCGTCAATTTAAATACAAATTAACACACCCCTTCAATCAAATCATTCATAAGCATTAATGATTCTGAATGGAGAGAATTTCGgcaaataatataataaacatCCAGGGCATTAGTAAAcaggaatcagcatgaaaagttGAAGAGATTCCTACATGAGTGAAACGTACCTCACAAAAGGCACTGTTAGAAAATATCgttgaaaaactgcaattgttGCCAATATTCCagagtttttttggttttttacagACTTTTTTGACACAACTTTTCTGGGGTTTCTTTTACAGAATGTCCTCTTTATATATACATTCGTATAATTTTCACAGCATTTTCTGTTATAAAAATAACAGACAATTGTTGGCAACTAAATTCCCGCAATGTTGCAGCTTTTCCCGACATTGTTTCTGGGTGTTTAAGACATTATAATTACGTTTAAACATGTTAACTACAAAGTATAAATTAATGCAACAATTTTCTGCAAATCTGTTGTTTTTGAAAGCATATTTAATAGATGGGCAATTTTGTTCTAcgtataaggtatattgctgataccGATCAataggcaaaagtgatgcatgttGGGAAGAATAATTTATATGGTATTAATTTTAcgacttttatgtatatttttaaatacttttaaattcatgtttgttgtttatctgtgttgtatcctgggcagcaagggagaacagtgctggtcactgattgcatgtcccaggttaaagaagaaataaataaaaataaaataaagaaagaaaagggGCTCAAATTTGTGACCGGCATGCATCACGTTTACCTATCAATCGAAATCTGCAATATtgtgatacctcattcggcaccaTGCAACTTTGTTTTTTCAACGTataccaatttaatttttttttaaagaaaatttcaaaattgacaaagatttACATAGATCTTTGTCTAAATACACAATATCACACTGTAATGAGCTCGTTACAAAAGCCGGTGCGAATCGCCCTGAAGGAAGAAATATCAcaaatgtgtcacttttaaaatgctctctttttccattCTAATTGGTATACTtgagggaataaagtcgcattgtgccgaatgaggtgtcaaaatatgcagaacaaaattatccatctattgattactttatttggtcatttaggtttagtgtcattaagatattgcttttgttttaagtgtatggatatttttgtgtgcagtatacgTTCAAGTGTTTTTACAGTGTGACCGACAAATATGTTTTTTACCGTATATTACAGCTATTGGGATATCTGGACCGGGATGACCGTGAATTGATGATGTGTGTATTATGTGTTGGGTGGGGGGTGTGCAGGGAGTGTGTATCAACAACCTAGTCTATTGATAATGCAAACTATTGCAGACACTACctttattgttttataaaatattttatattattgaaaatatcaTGGTATTAAAGTCATCACAGAGGTTTTAGATAATTACAATACTCTGTTGTTTTTAAAATTCCATACTAtcaaaaatatatgtatataattAATATATGTAATTTTATTGTTAAAAGTGATAATTTTTGCATGTGTAAATTTTCGCACGTTGCCTATCTTCGAActattttgcttgtttttaattaatGATATAAATTCAGTAAACCTTTTGTCCTTCTGTTGCCGCCCTTCTGTTAccaatgcactgcaaaaacaggtGTTTAAAAATCGGGGACAGATCGGTGTTCATGGTGTTTAGAAAGTTAAATGTTTAGcatttttaagatgtttaaaAACATCTTAATGTTCAGAtcctaaaaatacattttaaataattatacgTTTAGATGTTTAGGatctaaacattaaagtgtttaatGCTAAACATTTAACTTCCTCCACACTAATCTGGccctttctaaacactgtttttgcattgAACCTGTCATTAGACCGACTTTTTGACGAATATATCCTACCCAATAAGACCCCTCCTTTTAAGTCATACTTGATGGCACCTTTTTTAAGGCTCCTCTATCCAATGACTCtcttttttctagaatttcatcaTCAAAATGGCGTAAAATAATGCTGAAACTGTAAAAAAATCTTATTTCAGCAACTGTGTATTGCAAATTTGGCAAATATAATTTTAATCAATATTAGAATATTGCTCCATGTTTCCCAAGTTTTCTACTCGCTTacctttttttacaattttgtactcaattacccttttttttcaaaaaaattatacccaatgacacactttttcattttcatctAATGATCCCCTTTTTAACAACAGTAGGTAGTATTCTAGTAATGA
This region includes:
- the LOC140144384 gene encoding uncharacterized protein, producing MIHTGEKSHRCNYCNKSFATLRHKKSHEIIHTGEKPHTCRYCNKSFSDISSKKRHEKIHTTADKPPQCRYCDKSFSDLAGKKRHEKIHAGEKPHQCSYCNKSFTTLGSKKRHELIHTGEKPHQCSYCNKSFSQLGDKKQHEKIHTGEKPHRCSYCNKSFSILGNKKRHEKIHTAEKPHQCSYCNKSFSILGNKKRHEKIHTGEKSHQCSYCDKSFSQSGEKKVHEMIHTGEKPHQCRYCNKSFATLGTKNKHELIHIGEKPHQCSYCNKSFSQSGNKERHEKIHTGDKPHHCSFCDKSFSDLGNKKRHQMIHTNGS